The Deinococcus seoulensis genome has a segment encoding these proteins:
- a CDS encoding site-specific integrase: MTTMPSRSTAVLAPPKRAPAAWLDEAYAEWLDAASSKHPERLNRAQTPSTLDNYCRALRLLSYGAGHRGNLAATPAALLQLPPEEIGKHVERGASLEAAEKGKALPSSDSIRNMKSYARAVARCFTATREDNFQSGHFLVQQRKAGKQRPRMRYKQWPESLRHELETYQVWLAKPTLPPEQKKYRPDPLAERSIVALRSHLGQFVKWRLEGGRPCAHLIDLISEHELSDFFEAHLGVNDNTEETLGGYAGAGQTALMLAGVVRYLVATEQYDPITDEPTPHTAFQHQRRSASEREARFEACNRLRKSFYAQGRDIVKQGKRSGKHVKRADAPKWTPLDLRQIRDVAFHTPARRTAKRGTLAPTIRTTFNRKRSATMFGISSETPLRIRTLTLLRWQHLTKLTDGRWRITASGSILKVKFRHDEPNTYEFTYSTEVSAYIDEYRDFLASWFGPDFERDLPSVFPVLIRKSTSLKAGQGSEQTLAKGMVQLAAEVRKERFSPHDSRYIVATYCIRTLGAPGILLAAKLLGDKPETVLKHYVEELADDAPELVSYFKSLRK, translated from the coding sequence ATGACGACCATGCCATCCCGCTCCACTGCCGTCCTCGCGCCGCCCAAACGTGCTCCGGCCGCTTGGCTCGACGAAGCTTACGCCGAGTGGCTCGATGCAGCCTCATCCAAGCATCCAGAGCGCCTCAATCGAGCACAAACACCGTCCACCCTCGACAACTACTGCCGTGCATTGCGGCTATTGAGCTACGGTGCGGGCCACCGCGGCAACCTGGCCGCAACACCCGCGGCGCTGCTACAACTTCCACCTGAGGAGATCGGCAAGCACGTCGAGCGCGGCGCCTCGCTCGAAGCGGCCGAGAAAGGCAAAGCCCTCCCCAGTTCGGACAGCATTCGCAACATGAAGTCATACGCTCGCGCCGTGGCGCGATGCTTCACCGCCACTCGAGAGGATAACTTTCAATCTGGCCACTTCCTCGTTCAGCAGCGCAAGGCGGGCAAGCAGCGACCGCGCATGCGCTACAAGCAGTGGCCCGAATCATTGCGACACGAGCTTGAAACATACCAAGTGTGGCTGGCCAAGCCCACGCTGCCACCCGAGCAGAAGAAGTACCGGCCCGACCCGTTGGCCGAGCGCTCTATCGTGGCGCTGCGCTCTCACCTGGGACAATTCGTGAAGTGGCGCCTCGAAGGTGGCAGACCGTGCGCGCACCTCATCGACCTGATCTCTGAGCACGAACTGAGCGACTTTTTCGAAGCGCACCTCGGCGTCAACGACAATACCGAGGAGACGCTTGGGGGCTACGCTGGAGCAGGCCAGACGGCCTTGATGCTCGCGGGGGTCGTGCGGTACCTTGTCGCGACCGAACAGTACGACCCGATCACCGACGAGCCGACGCCACACACAGCGTTTCAACACCAACGACGTTCTGCGTCCGAGCGAGAGGCGCGCTTCGAGGCGTGCAACCGGCTGCGCAAAAGCTTTTACGCTCAAGGACGCGACATTGTAAAGCAAGGCAAACGCTCCGGCAAACACGTCAAGCGCGCCGACGCGCCCAAGTGGACGCCGCTTGACTTACGTCAGATTCGCGACGTCGCCTTTCATACGCCCGCGCGGCGCACCGCCAAGCGAGGCACGCTCGCGCCGACGATTCGCACGACGTTCAATCGCAAGCGCAGCGCGACGATGTTCGGCATCAGTTCGGAAACACCCCTGCGCATCCGCACATTGACGCTGCTGCGCTGGCAGCACCTGACAAAGCTGACCGACGGCCGCTGGCGCATCACGGCATCCGGAAGCATCCTCAAGGTCAAGTTCCGTCACGATGAGCCCAACACGTACGAGTTCACGTACTCGACCGAGGTGTCGGCGTACATCGACGAGTACCGCGACTTCCTGGCCTCATGGTTTGGGCCGGACTTCGAGCGCGACCTGCCCAGCGTCTTTCCGGTACTGATTCGTAAGAGCACGTCCCTCAAGGCTGGACAAGGCTCCGAGCAAACCCTCGCGAAAGGCATGGTCCAGTTGGCGGCCGAAGTTCGAAAAGAGCGATTCTCGCCGCACGACTCGCGCTACATAGTCGCCACCTACTGCATTCGCACGCTCGGCGCACCCGGCATCCTGCTGGCGGCGAAGCTGCTTGGTGACAAGCCCGAGACGGTGCTGAAACACTACGTTGAGGAGCTTGCCGACGACGCGCCGGAGCTGGTGTCCTACTTCAAAAGCTTGAGGAAGTAA
- a CDS encoding helix-turn-helix domain-containing protein has translation MPQKTSPTSPPSCPIPSDAVWLTTEQLAASLQLSVRTVKRRLQDGTIPSRLIGRRRRVHRSYLDQQA, from the coding sequence ATGCCGCAGAAAACCAGCCCCACCTCACCCCCCTCCTGTCCCATTCCGTCCGACGCGGTGTGGCTAACTACTGAGCAGCTTGCGGCCAGCCTGCAGCTCAGCGTGCGAACGGTGAAGCGTCGCTTGCAGGACGGCACGATCCCCAGCCGCCTGATCGGCAGGCGCCGCCGCGTTCACCGCTCCTACCTCGATCAACAGGCATAA